From the genome of Gammaproteobacteria bacterium:
CTTGAGTGCCAAAATTGAGTAAAAACCGCCCCCCCGCATCAAACACCTGAACCACATGGAACAACGAGTCAACGACATAAATATGCCCCAGGCGATCCACCGCTATGCCCTTTGGACGTGCCTGATAACCAGTGGCATTGCCTGCTTGACCGAATTTGTACTTAAACTCCCCGTTACTGGAAAATACTTGCACTCTAAAATTAAGGGAATCGCTGACATAAAGATTTTCCTGCTGATCCAACCATAAATAAGTAGGAAAATTAAATTGGCCATCGGCGTCTCCTCGCCGCCCCAAGACGCGCATCAGTTTGCCTGATTCATCATAAACTTTTATGTGATGCTCAGCGGTATCAGACACAAACAAAACTTTAGTCCTCCGGTTGTACGCCAAACCGGTGGCTTGTTTGGGTTTCTCACTCAATGGGTACAGACGTGCAACCTGCGACTTTTCGGAAAAGTGGAGTACGCCTAATGTAGGGTCTGACACATAGATACGATCATCTCCCAACGCTAAAGCCACCGGACTGGGGAGTGCTTGATCATTTTCCATGCGAACCACCTCATGACCGGCACCCGCTTCATCAAAATGATGAACCCCACCCA
Proteins encoded in this window:
- a CDS encoding 6-bladed beta-propeller; translated protein: MAIIALRVTGVVSLVSILVSCASAGGATNFGTVNLVWPESPSPARIVYRGYIHRKEDLGITRSLLERVKGLLFGESTLTVVKPMDVLVTGQSVYVADPGVGGVHHFDEAGAGHEVVRMENDQALPSPVALALGDDRIYVSDPTLGVLHFSEKSQVARLYPLSEKPKQATGLAYNRRTKVLFVSDTAEHHIKVYDESGKLMRVLGRRGDADGQFNFPTYLWLDQQENLYVSDSLNFRVQVFSSNGEFKYKFGQAGNATGYQARPKGIAVDRLGHIYVVDSLFHVVQVFDAGGRFLLNFGTQGSDFGEFWLPTGIFIDTISNAIYIADSYNKRVQVFRYVGGES